The Sporosarcina ureae genome includes a region encoding these proteins:
- a CDS encoding YceD family protein has translation MKWSIHQLRKHRQGPLLFDETVNLDSVKNRNEEIRAIQPVRVSGTCTIGEKKLTCQLRLEGSMILPCARTWEDVDYPFSIETVEQFSWDEETLQTDDEIHPVDGEIIDFTPVLEELILLEIPMQVFCENADEMQQMEGKGWSYTTDEELEAQRQEAEEKVDPRLAGLANFFETDKE, from the coding sequence ATGAAATGGTCCATTCATCAATTACGGAAACATAGGCAAGGCCCGCTACTGTTTGACGAAACAGTGAATTTGGATTCCGTGAAAAATCGGAATGAAGAAATTAGGGCAATTCAGCCTGTTCGAGTAAGTGGAACATGTACAATTGGTGAGAAAAAGTTAACATGCCAGCTTCGGCTAGAAGGTTCAATGATTTTGCCTTGTGCACGTACGTGGGAAGACGTCGATTATCCTTTCTCCATTGAAACAGTTGAACAATTCAGCTGGGACGAGGAGACACTTCAAACGGATGATGAAATTCATCCGGTTGATGGAGAAATAATTGATTTCACTCCTGTATTGGAGGAACTGATTTTGCTTGAAATTCCAATGCAAGTATTCTGTGAAAATGCAGATGAGATGCAACAGATGGAAGGCAAAGGTTGGTCCTATACAACCGATGAAGAATTGGAAGCGCAACGACAAGAAGCAGAAGAAAAAGTGGATCCTCGCTTAGCGGGATTGGCTAATTTTTTTGAAACCGATAAAGAGTAA
- the rpmF gene encoding 50S ribosomal protein L32 has translation MAVPKRRTSKTKKNMRRTHFKIEAPGMTTCDNCGEMKLAHHVCKSCGHYKGKDVVGE, from the coding sequence ATGGCAGTACCAAAGAGAAGAACTTCTAAAACAAAGAAAAATATGCGTCGAACTCATTTCAAAATTGAAGCGCCAGGTATGACTACTTGCGACAACTGTGGCGAAATGAAATTGGCACACCACGTTTGCAAATCTTGCGGACACTACAAAGGAAAAGACGTTGTAGGCGAATAA
- a CDS encoding enoyl-CoA hydratase/isomerase family protein, with the protein MSYSIKIDQSIAYFTINRPAMRNAVNYDVMEGLESFLDQIEDDPEISFAVITGEGDMAFCSGGDLSDFHGFQTAEDAFPMLSRGASILYRIATLPMPTIALVNGAAVGGGCELATACDYRLVASHARAGFIQGTLAITAGWGGATLLFEKNGPHDRLLKFTSRAGIHSPEQLLELGWATEVYEGDTEVALDQFLAPKLKVHRNVHRAYKSIATRNWKTNGLEHAMQEEARICSVLWESDAHHEAVQSFLTKSK; encoded by the coding sequence TTGTCTTATTCTATAAAGATCGATCAGTCCATAGCGTATTTTACAATTAATCGTCCTGCCATGCGAAACGCGGTAAATTATGATGTCATGGAAGGGCTTGAATCCTTTCTAGATCAAATTGAGGATGATCCTGAAATTTCTTTTGCCGTCATTACAGGAGAAGGTGACATGGCATTTTGTTCAGGCGGAGATCTTAGTGATTTTCACGGCTTTCAGACAGCAGAGGATGCATTTCCGATGCTGAGTAGGGGGGCTAGTATTTTATATCGGATTGCTACATTACCGATGCCTACAATAGCACTGGTAAATGGAGCAGCAGTTGGTGGTGGCTGTGAACTGGCCACAGCTTGTGATTACCGTTTGGTTGCCTCCCATGCAAGAGCTGGATTCATTCAAGGTACTCTGGCGATCACGGCTGGTTGGGGAGGAGCCACACTGTTATTCGAAAAAAACGGCCCACATGATCGTTTGCTGAAGTTTACCAGTAGAGCCGGCATTCATTCACCTGAACAATTACTGGAGCTTGGCTGGGCAACTGAAGTGTATGAGGGAGATACCGAAGTAGCGCTTGATCAGTTTCTAGCTCCAAAGCTAAAAGTACATAGAAATGTACATCGTGCGTATAAATCCATCGCCACTAGGAATTGGAAAACAAACGGGCTTGAGCACGCTATGCAAGAAGAAGCCCGCATTTGTTCCGTTCTCTGGGAAAGTGATGCACATCATGAAGCAGTTCAAAGTTTTTTAACGAAAAGTAAGTAA
- a CDS encoding acetyl-CoA carboxylase biotin carboxyl carrier protein subunit has protein sequence MQEVKATMAGTIFQIEVKEGDAVTKGQVVVILESMKMEIPLEAEVDGTVSKIHGAEGDFVDEDEVLVTIQS, from the coding sequence ATGCAAGAAGTAAAAGCAACTATGGCAGGTACGATCTTTCAGATTGAAGTGAAAGAAGGAGACGCAGTGACGAAGGGACAAGTTGTCGTTATTTTGGAATCTATGAAGATGGAAATTCCGCTAGAAGCCGAAGTGGATGGAACGGTGAGTAAAATCCACGGGGCTGAAGGCGATTTTGTAGATGAAGATGAAGTGTTAGTTACCATTCAATCGTAA
- a CDS encoding acyl-CoA carboxylase subunit beta: MAGGAEKYHKKLEEQGKLFVRERLRLLFDEGNYVEDGKFANCEAKDLPADGVVTATGKIDGQTVCVMANDSTVKAGSWGARTVEKIIRIQETAEKLRVPLLYLVDSAGARITDQLDMFPNRRGAGRIFHNQVRLSGVIPQLCLLFGPSAAGGAYIPAFCDVVIMVEGNASMYLGSPRMAEKVIGEKVTLEEMGGARMHCTVSGCGDVLVDTEEQAIAKARKYLSYFPENFEAPAKLGVPHEAKEGRSLEEIIPANQNAPFDMYEAIDQLVDDGSLFEIKKLFAQEVITTLARIDGRPVGIIANQPKVKGGVLFVDSADKATKFIALCDAFSIPLLFLADVPGFMIGTKVERQGIIRHGAKLIMAMSSATVPKISVVVRKAYGAGLYAMAGPAFEPDVCIALPTAQIAVMGPEAAVNAVYSNKIEAIADPKERMAFIKEKQQEYKEEIDVYKMASELIIDEVVAPHHLRSVLAERLGYYETKKIMNSSRKHPVYPV, from the coding sequence ATGGCGGGTGGTGCAGAAAAATATCATAAGAAATTAGAGGAACAAGGTAAGTTATTCGTTAGAGAGCGGTTGCGTCTTTTATTTGATGAAGGCAACTATGTAGAGGATGGAAAATTTGCAAACTGTGAAGCGAAAGATCTGCCTGCAGATGGAGTGGTGACGGCTACTGGGAAAATTGATGGTCAAACGGTTTGTGTCATGGCTAACGACTCTACAGTGAAAGCGGGTTCATGGGGTGCAAGAACAGTAGAGAAGATTATCCGTATCCAAGAAACAGCTGAAAAGCTTCGTGTACCATTATTGTATTTAGTGGATTCCGCTGGAGCACGTATTACAGATCAACTAGACATGTTCCCAAATCGTCGTGGGGCCGGTCGTATTTTCCACAATCAAGTGCGTTTATCGGGTGTCATCCCGCAACTGTGCCTCCTATTCGGACCATCTGCAGCAGGCGGTGCCTATATTCCAGCCTTCTGTGACGTGGTCATCATGGTAGAAGGCAATGCTTCCATGTACTTAGGTTCACCACGGATGGCTGAAAAAGTCATAGGTGAGAAAGTAACGCTAGAAGAAATGGGTGGCGCACGCATGCATTGTACTGTAAGTGGTTGTGGTGACGTGCTAGTAGATACGGAGGAGCAAGCGATTGCAAAAGCTCGCAAATACCTCTCGTACTTCCCTGAGAATTTTGAAGCACCTGCCAAATTAGGGGTACCCCATGAAGCGAAAGAAGGGCGTTCATTAGAGGAAATTATTCCCGCAAACCAAAATGCACCATTCGATATGTATGAAGCTATTGATCAATTAGTAGATGATGGTAGCTTGTTCGAAATCAAGAAGTTATTTGCACAGGAGGTTATTACTACTCTTGCACGTATTGACGGACGGCCTGTAGGGATTATTGCGAATCAGCCCAAAGTAAAAGGTGGCGTGCTGTTTGTGGATTCAGCGGACAAGGCAACAAAATTCATTGCATTATGTGATGCTTTCTCCATTCCATTGTTGTTCCTAGCCGATGTGCCAGGGTTCATGATTGGGACGAAAGTGGAACGGCAAGGAATTATCCGCCATGGAGCTAAACTCATTATGGCGATGAGTTCCGCGACTGTGCCGAAAATTTCGGTCGTTGTGCGAAAAGCATATGGAGCAGGTTTGTACGCGATGGCAGGTCCAGCTTTTGAACCAGATGTCTGTATTGCGTTACCGACTGCGCAAATCGCTGTAATGGGTCCTGAAGCAGCTGTCAACGCGGTATATTCAAATAAAATTGAAGCCATTGCGGATCCAAAAGAAAGAATGGCATTTATTAAAGAGAAGCAGCAAGAATATAAAGAGGAAATCGATGTCTATAAAATGGCCTCAGAACTTATTATTGATGAGGTGGTTGCACCTCATCATCTTCGGTCCGTGCTTGCTGAGAGATTGGGATATTATGAAACGAAAAAAATTATGAATTCTTCGAGAAAACATCCTGTCTATCCTGTATAA
- a CDS encoding 2-dehydropantoate 2-reductase, which produces MRFVVVGGGSIGLLIGSYLAQHQANVTFWVRREEQAKHLRSGLVRAPENFTYEVDSTIHIEELPTEAVWIIAVKYDALPVVLSEISTLPIQPHLLFIQNGIGHLSLIEQYPLGHVSFATVEHGAVRIDDRTVSHNGIGPINIVENDQIAPIIQWLQEIDPQNFPITTQQNAKQLLFRKVLINCAINPLTALLEIRNGLLLENPYFQVLFRQLCEELLSNFEEYSDLLSYDDIEEVCRKTASNQSSMLVDRIKGRNMEIETILTAVLKEIHQKGGSAPFLRTLETALLGINRSECGGC; this is translated from the coding sequence ATGCGATTTGTAGTGGTAGGTGGGGGATCTATAGGATTATTAATCGGTTCCTATTTAGCTCAACATCAGGCAAATGTCACCTTTTGGGTAAGGCGAGAGGAGCAAGCAAAGCATTTACGTAGTGGTCTGGTGAGAGCGCCAGAAAACTTTACATATGAAGTAGATTCAACCATACATATTGAAGAGTTGCCGACAGAAGCGGTATGGATCATTGCGGTGAAATATGATGCGTTACCCGTTGTATTGTCAGAAATCAGCACTTTACCTATACAGCCCCATTTGTTGTTTATCCAAAATGGAATTGGACATCTATCGTTGATTGAGCAGTATCCACTCGGGCATGTGTCGTTCGCTACAGTTGAGCATGGGGCAGTTAGAATAGATGACCGAACAGTCTCACATAACGGTATCGGGCCTATTAACATTGTAGAAAATGATCAAATTGCTCCAATCATACAGTGGTTGCAAGAAATAGATCCTCAGAACTTTCCGATTACTACGCAACAGAATGCTAAACAGTTATTGTTTCGTAAAGTACTGATCAATTGTGCGATCAACCCACTAACGGCATTGTTGGAAATTAGGAATGGACTGTTGTTAGAAAACCCTTACTTCCAGGTGTTATTCCGCCAGCTATGCGAAGAGTTACTCAGTAATTTTGAAGAGTATAGTGATCTACTGAGCTATGATGATATAGAAGAAGTATGCCGAAAAACAGCCTCTAATCAATCATCTATGCTTGTAGATAGAATAAAAGGACGGAATATGGAAATTGAGACTATTTTAACAGCAGTGTTGAAAGAAATTCATCAAAAAGGTGGCAGTGCTCCTTTTTTACGAACGCTTGAGACTGCACTGCTTGGAATAAACAGGAGTGAATGTGGCGGATGTTAA
- a CDS encoding DUF3397 domain-containing protein: MLTNILGALLLFPFIILVVLIIVAKKIGLPKKKRIGWAVDWTTPFMVLTVLILIRSIWDVWLPILLIGVLCLIAIGFAVIERSREKEFRSSWVLRRTWRAYFLLLTVAYFLLFIIGITVQIIRNLN; the protein is encoded by the coding sequence ATGTTAACGAATATACTTGGAGCGTTATTATTGTTCCCTTTTATAATTTTAGTCGTATTAATTATTGTGGCGAAGAAAATAGGATTACCTAAAAAGAAGAGGATCGGATGGGCGGTAGATTGGACGACACCGTTTATGGTATTGACCGTTTTAATTTTGATTCGTTCGATTTGGGATGTTTGGTTGCCCATACTGTTAATCGGAGTATTGTGTTTGATTGCGATCGGATTTGCAGTTATAGAACGGTCCAGGGAAAAAGAGTTTCGGTCATCTTGGGTGTTACGTAGAACATGGCGAGCGTATTTTCTACTCTTAACAGTGGCTTACTTTTTACTGTTCATTATTGGAATTACGGTGCAGATCATCCGCAACTTGAACTAG
- the bshC gene encoding bacillithiol biosynthesis cysteine-adding enzyme BshC, giving the protein MDLDTMELPKKNKLMESYRHDPQFLHKYFEYEMTPVGFEDRAEELHQRSFQREKLAAAVESYMEPFGISDVAAQYIQELSEGALVVIGGQQAGVLTGPLYSVHKAISVILLAQKQRKTLEKPVVPVFWIAGEDHDINEINHTYTAKAGKAIKRQFKQQTILKTMASDTQYDQKEMTAYIKKIFKSYGETSYTQKLLHDVLQTVEQEQNFTAFFTSLMNELFTAHGLLFIDAAYKPLRQLESPYFSQMIENTEAMAKSIYYTEQQLHADGFAKPIESEEQDANLFYVHDTGRVLLRRKDGKFVNEQAGITYTEQEMHHLAKNEPWLLSNNVATRPIMQDLVFPVLAFVGGPGEIAYWSLLKEAFHLMGIKMPVIVPRLSITLVNRQVQEALKLTDITMTQVMNHELPDLLEKWLEQQRDEQFDRLLMETQSQLQTQYKQLHSHLETSDPGLLQLLDKNLQFHKSQFDYLQKKKEQSILLKHHVQYERYQVISEQLFPEGSLQERLYSPYFYMNQFGKGLIDELLKQPYTFNGSHQLVYL; this is encoded by the coding sequence ATGGACTTGGACACAATGGAGTTGCCGAAAAAGAATAAATTGATGGAATCGTATCGTCACGATCCGCAATTTCTCCATAAATATTTTGAATATGAAATGACACCAGTAGGGTTTGAAGATAGAGCAGAAGAATTGCATCAACGCTCTTTTCAAAGAGAAAAACTAGCTGCTGCGGTAGAAAGTTATATGGAGCCCTTTGGAATATCAGATGTGGCTGCTCAGTATATACAAGAGCTTTCGGAAGGTGCGTTAGTAGTGATTGGCGGACAGCAAGCGGGGGTTTTGACAGGTCCTTTATATTCTGTTCACAAAGCGATATCTGTGATTTTATTGGCACAAAAACAACGAAAAACACTAGAAAAACCTGTAGTTCCTGTTTTTTGGATTGCAGGAGAAGATCATGATATCAATGAAATCAATCATACATACACTGCGAAGGCAGGAAAAGCGATCAAACGGCAGTTTAAACAGCAAACCATTTTAAAAACGATGGCTTCAGACACACAGTATGATCAAAAAGAAATGACAGCATATATTAAGAAGATTTTTAAAAGCTACGGAGAGACGTCTTATACGCAAAAGTTATTGCATGATGTGTTGCAAACTGTAGAGCAAGAACAGAATTTCACAGCTTTCTTCACCTCGCTGATGAATGAACTATTTACTGCACATGGATTGTTATTTATAGACGCAGCTTATAAACCATTGCGTCAATTGGAATCGCCTTACTTCTCACAAATGATTGAAAATACTGAGGCCATGGCAAAGAGCATTTACTATACAGAACAACAACTCCACGCAGATGGGTTTGCAAAGCCAATCGAATCAGAAGAGCAAGACGCTAATCTATTTTATGTTCATGATACAGGGAGGGTATTGCTCCGAAGAAAAGATGGAAAGTTCGTCAATGAACAAGCGGGGATTACCTATACAGAACAAGAAATGCATCATCTTGCAAAAAATGAGCCTTGGTTGCTAAGTAACAATGTAGCCACAAGACCTATTATGCAAGACCTCGTATTTCCTGTATTGGCATTCGTCGGCGGTCCTGGCGAAATTGCCTACTGGTCCTTACTGAAAGAGGCTTTTCATCTTATGGGAATCAAAATGCCGGTAATTGTACCAAGACTTTCTATTACTTTGGTCAACAGACAAGTCCAGGAAGCTTTAAAACTTACGGACATTACGATGACTCAAGTAATGAATCACGAACTACCTGATCTTCTTGAAAAATGGCTAGAGCAACAGCGAGATGAGCAATTTGACCGTTTGTTGATGGAAACGCAGAGTCAATTACAAACGCAGTATAAACAGTTACATTCACATCTAGAAACGTCAGATCCGGGACTACTACAATTACTTGATAAAAATTTACAGTTCCATAAGAGCCAGTTTGACTATTTACAGAAGAAAAAAGAGCAGTCTATTTTGCTGAAACATCACGTACAATATGAGCGCTATCAGGTTATTTCGGAACAGCTATTTCCTGAAGGTTCCCTTCAAGAGCGTCTCTATTCACCATACTTTTACATGAACCAGTTCGGTAAAGGATTGATTGATGAGTTACTAAAACAACCTTATACATTTAATGGATCACACCAACTAGTCTATTTATAA
- the mraZ gene encoding division/cell wall cluster transcriptional repressor MraZ, protein MFMGEYQHSIDMKGRLIVPSKFRELLAEGFILTRGLDNCLFGYPLDEWQKLEEKLKALPVTKRDARAFTRFFFSGASEASLDKQGRVNIPANLREFAKIEKDCMIIGVSSRIEIWSAELWEAYYEESEESFNDIAENLIDFEF, encoded by the coding sequence ATGTTCATGGGTGAGTATCAGCATTCAATTGATATGAAAGGTCGACTGATCGTTCCTTCGAAATTTCGGGAGCTACTAGCAGAAGGCTTTATTTTAACCCGTGGACTGGATAATTGCTTGTTTGGATATCCACTGGACGAATGGCAAAAGCTTGAAGAAAAGTTGAAAGCGTTGCCGGTAACAAAAAGAGATGCTCGTGCATTCACTCGTTTTTTCTTTTCAGGAGCAAGCGAAGCAAGTCTAGATAAGCAGGGGAGAGTAAATATACCTGCAAACTTACGGGAATTCGCGAAGATTGAAAAGGACTGTATGATTATCGGTGTATCCAGCCGGATTGAGATCTGGTCTGCAGAACTATGGGAAGCGTACTACGAGGAATCTGAGGAATCATTCAATGACATTGCAGAAAACCTTATTGATTTTGAATTTTGA
- the rsmH gene encoding 16S rRNA (cytosine(1402)-N(4))-methyltransferase RsmH, with protein MFNHTTVLLHEAVEGLNVKEDGIYVDCTLGGAGHSEEIVKLLSSEGQLICFDQDMTAIEAAQKKLSNYTAQVHFVHANFKDLKNELAKLGISHVDGILYDLGVSSPQLDTPERGFSYHHDAPLDMRMDTSAPLTAYEVVNEWSYSDLVRIIFRYGEEKFSKQIVRKIEEARANAPIRTTGELAELIKTGIPAAARRTGGHPAKRVFQAIRIAVNDELGAAEQSITDALTLLRKDGRISVITFHSLEDRLCKTIFKEASSMPELPPNLPIIPEGMDPDFRLITRKPIIPTDEEIKHNKRARSAKLRVIEKK; from the coding sequence ATGTTTAACCACACAACAGTATTACTGCATGAAGCCGTCGAAGGCTTGAATGTAAAAGAAGATGGCATTTACGTGGATTGCACACTTGGTGGTGCAGGTCACAGTGAAGAAATTGTCAAACTTCTATCATCTGAAGGACAACTAATCTGCTTCGACCAAGATATGACGGCCATTGAAGCAGCGCAAAAAAAGTTATCGAACTATACAGCACAAGTGCACTTCGTTCATGCAAACTTTAAAGACTTAAAAAATGAATTAGCAAAATTGGGAATCTCTCATGTTGATGGGATTTTATATGACCTAGGAGTTTCTTCTCCGCAATTGGATACACCTGAACGAGGCTTCAGTTACCATCATGACGCTCCCTTGGACATGCGTATGGATACGTCTGCGCCATTGACAGCATATGAAGTGGTCAATGAATGGTCGTATTCAGATTTGGTCAGAATAATCTTCCGCTATGGTGAAGAGAAGTTCTCCAAGCAAATCGTTCGTAAAATTGAAGAAGCACGCGCTAATGCGCCTATACGTACAACAGGAGAACTGGCTGAACTTATTAAAACAGGTATACCAGCAGCCGCTAGAAGAACCGGTGGCCATCCTGCAAAACGTGTTTTCCAAGCTATACGAATTGCGGTCAATGATGAGCTAGGAGCAGCTGAACAATCTATAACCGATGCCCTTACGTTATTACGTAAAGATGGCCGAATCAGCGTAATTACCTTCCATTCACTTGAAGACCGCCTATGTAAAACTATTTTTAAGGAAGCTTCTTCCATGCCGGAGTTGCCGCCAAACTTACCTATTATACCTGAAGGGATGGATCCGGATTTCCGTCTTATTACGCGAAAGCCAATCATTCCCACAGATGAAGAAATAAAACATAATAAACGTGCCAGATCAGCAAAATTACGAGTTATAGAGAAAAAATAG
- the ftsL gene encoding cell division protein FtsL: protein MGLEQRNLNTLQTPEVEPHTDQNQPQVVRRVKKRFSKGEKILFTLFAAFTIGSSSMLLQTHSDINAINKEVQLMNSEIENTTKQNIELSIQVSDKSTYERIWKKAQESGLNLNEGNVKVVPGR, encoded by the coding sequence ATGGGACTAGAACAACGGAACTTAAATACGTTACAGACACCAGAGGTAGAACCACATACAGACCAAAATCAGCCACAGGTTGTCCGCCGTGTAAAAAAGCGTTTTTCTAAGGGCGAAAAGATATTGTTCACTTTATTTGCAGCATTTACAATCGGATCATCTTCCATGCTTTTACAGACGCATTCTGATATAAACGCTATAAATAAAGAAGTACAGTTAATGAACTCTGAAATTGAAAATACTACAAAACAAAATATTGAATTGTCCATTCAAGTGAGTGACAAATCCACTTACGAACGTATTTGGAAAAAAGCACAAGAGAGTGGTTTGAACCTTAACGAAGGCAACGTAAAGGTCGTACCAGGACGATGA
- a CDS encoding penicillin-binding protein — translation MFVVFGGLFFILFGRILFIQMTGQVDGKELAKIASNQYEKNAVLQASRGAIVDRNDVPIASDTLSYHVVAVLNEAASKNSKRKYHVVDYKETAKVLAKYLPLKEREIYDKMKNAREGAWQIEFGRAGKDLNRETMMKMKEELDRKKLSGILFVEGKKRFYPNGRFASYLVGFAQKEELENNQTVTKGKMGLEKIYNKQLTGVDGKVNYQSDGWGYLLPTASKQIEEPQDGQTIKLTLDKTISNFVEEAMDQVEEEYSPKKMLVLVSNPKTGEILAMSQRPTFNPMTREGLTENWLNDAVEQTIEPGSPMKMFTLAAAVEEGKWEPDDYFKSGSYRIYDRVISDVNVKGWGTITFMEGLQRSSNVGMAYLLERIGDQKFIEYVHKFGFGKKTGIDLPNEASGVVLDNYPAERLTTSYGQGSTVTPLQMIQAASAIANNGVMMKPYVIDQIIDPNTKEVLENHEPEESGTPISAATAKEVREILATTVTSEKGTAQKYHLENYAVGGKTGTAELPKTDGKGYMSGYGNYLYSFLGMAPIDDPQLLIYVTVQQPKLKAGEQGSDPVSKVFNPIMENSLKYLNIAPEEEQQIPVKKVGDYEGKDAETAASSVAEDGFQTVLIGEGGKVTKQIPKADTKLTENSMVLLETKGDTTFPDMTGWSKKMVLSFTNLSKLDIRINGEGYVVGQSVTEGTLVNKRDPIVVELRTPEQQYNKKKSNEDKEAKEEEQIMGG, via the coding sequence ATGTTTGTAGTATTCGGAGGGCTCTTTTTCATATTATTCGGCAGAATTCTTTTTATTCAAATGACGGGCCAAGTAGATGGGAAAGAGTTAGCGAAAATCGCTTCAAACCAATATGAAAAAAACGCCGTCTTACAAGCAAGCCGCGGGGCAATCGTCGATCGAAATGATGTGCCGATTGCATCAGATACATTAAGTTATCATGTAGTGGCTGTCCTTAATGAAGCTGCTAGTAAAAACAGCAAAAGAAAATATCATGTGGTGGATTATAAGGAGACGGCTAAAGTACTGGCCAAATATTTACCGCTAAAAGAACGTGAAATTTACGATAAAATGAAAAACGCTAGAGAAGGCGCTTGGCAAATTGAGTTTGGGCGTGCGGGCAAAGATCTGAACCGCGAAACGATGATGAAAATGAAAGAAGAACTCGATAGAAAAAAATTATCGGGTATTTTGTTTGTAGAAGGTAAAAAACGATTTTATCCTAATGGTCGCTTCGCTTCTTACTTAGTGGGCTTTGCTCAAAAAGAAGAATTAGAAAACAATCAAACTGTTACCAAAGGGAAAATGGGGCTTGAAAAAATATATAACAAGCAACTAACAGGTGTCGATGGAAAAGTGAATTATCAATCTGACGGTTGGGGATATTTATTGCCTACTGCTAGCAAGCAAATTGAAGAACCACAGGATGGACAGACGATTAAACTAACATTGGATAAGACAATTAGTAATTTCGTAGAAGAAGCGATGGATCAAGTAGAAGAAGAGTATTCTCCGAAAAAGATGCTAGTTCTCGTATCTAATCCAAAAACGGGTGAAATCCTGGCAATGAGTCAACGACCGACGTTTAATCCGATGACGAGAGAGGGATTGACAGAAAACTGGTTGAATGATGCAGTGGAGCAGACGATTGAACCAGGTTCTCCAATGAAAATGTTCACATTGGCAGCGGCGGTAGAAGAAGGTAAATGGGAGCCGGATGACTATTTTAAATCTGGATCTTACCGCATCTATGACAGAGTGATAAGTGATGTGAACGTGAAAGGCTGGGGTACGATTACTTTTATGGAAGGATTGCAACGTTCCTCCAACGTGGGAATGGCCTACTTACTCGAAAGAATCGGTGATCAGAAATTCATTGAATACGTTCACAAATTTGGATTTGGTAAAAAAACTGGAATCGATTTGCCGAATGAAGCGTCGGGCGTTGTACTAGATAATTATCCAGCAGAACGATTGACAACTTCTTATGGGCAAGGTTCTACCGTTACACCACTGCAAATGATACAAGCTGCTTCTGCCATTGCGAATAACGGTGTCATGATGAAACCATATGTAATTGACCAAATTATAGACCCGAATACGAAAGAAGTGCTAGAGAATCACGAACCTGAAGAAAGTGGAACACCCATTTCCGCAGCTACAGCTAAAGAAGTGCGTGAAATCCTTGCAACAACAGTAACTTCAGAAAAAGGTACTGCACAAAAGTACCATCTGGAAAATTATGCAGTAGGAGGTAAAACGGGTACAGCAGAACTTCCTAAAACAGATGGAAAAGGATATATGTCTGGCTATGGGAACTACCTATACTCTTTCCTTGGAATGGCACCGATTGATGACCCGCAACTTCTGATTTATGTAACGGTTCAGCAACCTAAGTTAAAAGCAGGCGAACAAGGGTCTGATCCTGTATCGAAAGTATTTAACCCGATTATGGAAAACAGCTTGAAATACTTAAACATTGCTCCAGAGGAGGAACAACAGATTCCTGTGAAAAAGGTTGGGGATTATGAAGGAAAAGATGCAGAAACAGCAGCATCTTCGGTAGCAGAGGATGGCTTCCAAACTGTATTAATCGGAGAAGGTGGTAAGGTAACTAAACAAATACCAAAAGCGGATACGAAATTAACAGAGAACTCAATGGTATTGTTGGAAACAAAAGGGGATACGACATTTCCAGACATGACGGGTTGGTCCAAAAAGATGGTGCTTTCATTTACGAACCTTTCAAAGTTGGATATTCGGATCAACGGTGAAGGCTACGTAGTTGGACAAAGCGTTACGGAAGGAACGTTAGTAAACAAGAGAGATCCTATCGTCGTTGAGCTTCGGACGCCTGAGCAACAGTATAATAAAAAGAAAAGTAATGAAGACAAAGAGGCAAAAGAAGAGGAGCAAATCATGGGTGGCTAA